One window of Mixophyes fleayi isolate aMixFle1 chromosome 3, aMixFle1.hap1, whole genome shotgun sequence genomic DNA carries:
- the LOC142144608 gene encoding ADP-dependent glucokinase-like, whose amino-acid sequence MATPKLLCLPLLSLLALLAAYWFRNVKEDNLQNRLDTVLSSLLRAEQKVELDADQPPRIAIGFGGCLDIIVDGVALMQEAAIEPSYNPVHHNFIETETQLAESFAYFFPPGAASERYVSNETLFRKLVDASKRLSEMRWALGGNAPVMANRLAAEGCDVLLGGRLSQDELSVLSDRITVAGEPITDADIHLIMEYSTGSKWGNHVSRRANRYIVHSDLHNPMIDSLEDFKSQLESFKPDVLVIGGLQMMDSFPFKPGQREARLKALQETMLFMDKKIGFHFEMASFVEHSLMKDLLEYVIPYSDSLGMNEQELPNLLSLIKGGNITVLSDPYPRVASILDQMRELYQLLRSQELKVGQRHLTRLHVHTLAFQAMMVTKGSIWKNTMSATAKASLTANRHVCGSARIDTRKAKLIMDDSFSISREVGSQRIPFKESRPVSCWEEETYEICLAPVLVCTEVFQTAGGGDNISAAGIVLQI is encoded by the exons ATGGCTACTCCAAAGCTCTTGTGTCTTCCACTTCTTTCCTTGCTTGCCTTGCTGGCTGCCTACTGGTTCCGCAATGTGAAAGAGGACAACTTGCAGAACCGGTTGGATACAGTGCTGTCATCACTGCTTCGAGCTGAGCAAAAAGTTGAATTGGATGCAGATCAACCACCTCGCATAGCAATTG GATTTGGAGGTTGCCTTGATATAATAGTAGATGGGGTGGCTTTGATGCAGGAAGCAGCCATAGAGCCCAGTTACAATCCAGTTCACCACAACTTTATCGAGACGGAGACACAGCTGGCAGAGAGCTTTGCCTACTTTTTTCCTCCTGGTGCAGCTTCAGA AAGATATGTGTCCAATGAAACCTTGTTTAGGAAGCTTGTAGATGCCTCTAAAAGACTCTCAGAAATGCGTTGGGCTCTGGGTGGCAATGCCCCGGTCATGGCCAACCGTTTAGCTGCCGAAGGATGTGACGTTCTGCTCGGGGGTCGTTTAAGTCAGGACGAACTTAGTGTGTTGTCTGATCGCATAACAG TTGCTGGTGAGCCTATAACAGATGCTGACATTCACCTCATTATGGAATATTCAACAGGGTCCAAATGGGGAAATCACGTCTCCCGTCGAGCCAACAG gtACATCGTGCACAGTGATCTGCATAATCCCATGATCGATTCTTTGGAAGATTTTAAATCACAACTGGAAAGCTTTAAACCAGACGTTCTTGTGATTGGAGGGTTACAAATGATGGATAGTTTTCCTTTCAAACCAG GTCAACGTGAAGCCAGGCTGAAGGCACTTCAAGAGACGATGTTGTTTATGGATAAAAAGATAGGCTTCCACTTTGAGATGGCCTCTTTTGTTGAGCACAGCTTGATGAAGGACTTGCTAGAATATGTCATACCTTACTCTGACTCATTGGGCATGAATGAACAGGAGCTTCCCAATTTGCTTAGCCTAATTAAAGGAGGCAACATAACCGTCTTATCAGACCCTTACCCTCGGGTGGCCTCCATTCTTGACCAAATGCGTGAACTTTATCAGCTGCTCAGATCCCAGGAACTGAAAGTAGGTCAGAGGCATCTGACCCGATTACATGTCCACACTTTGGCATTTCAAGCCATGATGGTGACCAAAGGATCCATATGGAAGAACACAATGTCTGCTACCGCAAAAGCATCACTCACAGCCAACAGGCATGTGTGTGGCTCTGCTCGGATTGACACCCGTAAAGCCAAACTCATCATGGATGACTCTTTCTCAATCAGTAGAGAAGTGGGCAGTCAGAGGATACCTTTCAAGGAAAGCCGCCCTGTGTCCTGCTGGGAAGAGGAGACTTATGAGATCTGTCTAGCACCTGTTTTGGTGTGTACTGAAGTTTTCCAAACGGCAGGTGGAGGAGACAATATCT